A portion of the Pseudomonas synxantha BG33R genome contains these proteins:
- a CDS encoding efflux RND transporter permease subunit, whose protein sequence is MNLSGPFIRRPVATMLLSLAIMLLGGVSFNLLPVSPLPQIDFPVIVVSASLPGASPEVMASSVATPLERSFGSIAGITTMSSSSSQGSTRVILAFDSDRDINGAAREVQAAINASRNLLPSGMRSMPTYKKINPSQAPIMVLSLTSDVLQKGQLYDLASTILSQSLSQVPGVGEVQIGGSSLPAVRIELEPKALDQYGVALDDVRNTIANANQRRPKGSLEDAERNWQIQANDQLEKAKDYAPLLIRYQDGAALRLGDVAKITDGVEDRYNSGFFNNDSAVLLVINRQSGANIIETVRQIKAQLPALQAVLPSSVKLSLAMDRSPVITATLHEAEMTLLIAVGLVILVVYLFLGNFRASLIPTLAVPVSLVGTFAVMYLYGFSLNNFSLMALILATGLVVDDAIVVLENISRHIDEGVPPMKAAYLGAEEVGFTLLSMNVSLVAVFLSILFMGGIVTNLFREFSITLSAAIIVSLIVSLTLTPMLCARWLKPHDKTRQTGLQRWSQKVNDRMVAGYATSLDWVLRHRRLTLLSLLITVGVNIALYVVVPKTFMPQQDTGQLIGFVRGDDGLSFSVMQPKMEVFRQAVLKDPAVLSVAGFIGGNQGTNNAVMLVRLKPISERKISAQAVIERLRKEVPLVPGGRLFLMADQDLQFGGSRDQTSAQYSYILQSGDLAALRLWYPKVVAAMRELPELTAIDAREGRGAAQVTLIVDRDQAKRLGIDMDMVTSVLNNAYSQRQISTIYDSLNQYQVVMEVNPKYAQDPITLNQVQVITADGARVPLSTIAHYENSLADDRVSHEGQFASENIAFDMAPGVTVEQGTAAIERAIAKVGLPEDVIAKMAGTADAFAATQKGQPFMILGALVAVYLVLGILYESYIHPLTILSTLPSAGVGALLAIYLLGGEFSLISLLGLFLLIGVVKKNAILMIDLALQLERNDGMSPLESIRSACLLRLRPILMTTLAAILGALPLLLGTGDGAEMRHPLGLTIIGGLVFSQILTLYTTPVVYLYLDRARHRFNAWRGVRTDAALDTAL, encoded by the coding sequence ATGAACTTGTCCGGACCTTTCATTCGCCGGCCGGTAGCAACCATGCTGCTGAGCCTGGCGATCATGCTGCTCGGTGGCGTCAGCTTCAACCTGTTGCCGGTGTCGCCGCTGCCGCAGATCGACTTTCCGGTGATCGTGGTGTCGGCCAGCTTGCCCGGCGCCAGCCCCGAGGTGATGGCGTCCAGCGTGGCGACGCCACTGGAGCGTTCATTCGGTTCGATTGCCGGCATCACCACCATGAGCAGTTCTTCGAGCCAGGGCTCGACTCGGGTGATCCTGGCCTTTGATTCCGACCGCGATATCAACGGTGCGGCGCGGGAAGTGCAGGCGGCCATCAACGCTTCGCGCAACCTGTTGCCCAGCGGTATGCGCAGCATGCCCACCTACAAGAAGATCAACCCGTCCCAGGCGCCGATCATGGTGTTGTCGCTGACCTCCGACGTGCTGCAGAAGGGCCAGCTGTATGACCTGGCGTCGACAATCTTGTCCCAGAGCCTGTCCCAGGTGCCAGGCGTGGGCGAAGTGCAGATCGGCGGCAGTTCCCTGCCGGCGGTGCGCATCGAGCTGGAGCCCAAGGCCCTCGACCAATACGGCGTGGCCCTGGACGATGTGCGCAATACTATCGCCAATGCCAACCAGCGCCGGCCCAAGGGCTCCCTGGAAGACGCTGAGCGCAATTGGCAGATCCAGGCCAACGACCAGCTGGAAAAAGCCAAGGACTACGCGCCGCTATTGATCCGCTACCAGGACGGTGCGGCCCTGCGCCTGGGCGATGTGGCGAAGATCACCGATGGTGTGGAAGACCGCTACAACAGTGGCTTCTTCAATAATGATTCGGCAGTGCTGCTGGTGATCAACCGTCAGTCCGGCGCCAACATCATTGAAACGGTCAGGCAGATCAAGGCCCAGTTGCCGGCATTGCAGGCGGTGCTGCCGTCCAGCGTCAAGCTCAGCCTGGCCATGGACCGCTCGCCAGTGATCACTGCCACCCTGCATGAAGCGGAAATGACCCTGCTGATTGCCGTGGGCCTGGTGATTCTGGTGGTGTACCTGTTCCTGGGTAACTTCCGTGCTTCGCTGATCCCGACCCTGGCGGTGCCGGTGTCGCTGGTGGGCACCTTCGCGGTGATGTACCTGTACGGGTTTTCGCTGAACAACTTTTCGTTGATGGCGCTGATTTTGGCCACCGGGTTGGTGGTGGACGATGCCATCGTGGTGCTGGAGAACATTTCCCGGCACATCGACGAGGGTGTGCCGCCGATGAAGGCGGCGTACCTGGGTGCCGAAGAAGTCGGCTTTACCTTGTTGTCGATGAACGTGTCGCTGGTGGCGGTGTTCCTGTCGATCCTGTTCATGGGCGGGATTGTCACCAACCTGTTTCGCGAGTTTTCCATCACCTTGTCGGCGGCGATCATCGTCTCGCTGATTGTCTCGCTGACCTTGACGCCGATGCTCTGCGCCCGCTGGCTCAAGCCTCATGACAAGACCCGGCAGACCGGTTTGCAGCGCTGGAGCCAGAAGGTCAACGACCGCATGGTCGCCGGCTACGCCACCAGCCTGGACTGGGTATTGCGCCACCGGCGCCTGACCCTGCTCAGCCTGTTGATCACCGTGGGCGTGAATATCGCACTGTATGTGGTGGTGCCAAAAACCTTCATGCCTCAGCAGGACACCGGCCAATTGATCGGGTTTGTGCGCGGTGACGATGGCCTGTCGTTCAGCGTGATGCAGCCGAAGATGGAAGTCTTTCGCCAGGCGGTGCTCAAGGACCCGGCGGTGCTCAGCGTGGCCGGCTTTATCGGTGGCAACCAAGGCACTAACAACGCAGTGATGCTGGTGCGCCTCAAACCCATCAGTGAACGCAAGATCTCTGCCCAGGCGGTGATCGAGCGTCTGCGCAAAGAGGTGCCGTTGGTACCGGGCGGGCGCCTGTTCCTGATGGCCGACCAGGACCTGCAGTTCGGCGGCAGCCGCGACCAGACCAGCGCGCAATATTCCTACATCCTGCAAAGCGGCGACCTGGCCGCGTTGCGCCTGTGGTACCCGAAAGTGGTCGCGGCGATGCGTGAGTTGCCCGAGCTGACTGCCATCGACGCTCGCGAAGGCCGGGGCGCGGCGCAGGTCACGCTGATCGTCGATCGGGACCAGGCCAAGCGTCTGGGCATCGACATGGACATGGTCACGTCGGTACTCAACAACGCCTACAGCCAGCGGCAGATTTCCACCATCTACGACAGCCTCAACCAGTATCAGGTGGTGATGGAGGTCAACCCCAAGTATGCCCAGGACCCGATCACCCTGAACCAGGTGCAGGTGATTACTGCCGATGGTGCGCGGGTGCCGTTGTCGACCATTGCCCATTACGAGAACAGCCTGGCCGACGATCGCGTCAGCCATGAAGGCCAGTTCGCTTCAGAAAACATCGCCTTCGATATGGCGCCCGGGGTGACGGTAGAGCAGGGCACCGCGGCCATCGAACGAGCGATTGCCAAGGTCGGCCTGCCTGAAGATGTGATCGCCAAGATGGCCGGCACCGCCGACGCCTTTGCGGCCACGCAGAAGGGCCAGCCGTTCATGATTCTCGGTGCGCTGGTGGCGGTGTACCTGGTGCTGGGCATTCTGTATGAAAGCTATATCCACCCGCTGACCATTCTGTCGACCCTGCCGTCGGCGGGTGTTGGCGCGTTGCTGGCGATCTACCTGCTGGGCGGCGAGTTCAGTCTGATTTCGTTGCTGGGCTTGTTCCTGCTGATCGGTGTGGTGAAGAAAAACGCGATCCTGATGATCGACCTGGCGCTGCAACTGGAGCGCAACGACGGCATGAGCCCGCTGGAGTCGATCCGCAGCGCCTGTCTGCTACGCCTGCGACCCATTTTGATGACCACCCTGGCCGCCATCCTCGGCGCCTTGCCGTTGCTGCTCGGCACCGGCGATGGCGCGGAAATGCGCCATCCGTTGGGCCTGACCATTATTGGCGGCCTGGTCTTCAGCCAGATCCTGACCCTTTACACCACCCCGGTGGTCTACCTCTATCTCGACCGCGCGCGCCACCGCTTCAATGCCTGGCGCGGCGTGCGTACCGATGCTGCCCTGGACACTGCGCTATGA
- a CDS encoding MdtB/MuxB family multidrug efflux RND transporter permease subunit: MNLSRLFILRPVATTLSMLAIVLAGIISYRLLPVSALPQVDYPTIRVMTLYPGASPDVMTSAVTAPLERQFGQMPGLTQMASTSSGGASVLTLRFNLDINMDVAEQQVQAAINAATNLLPKDLPAPPVYNKVNPADTPVLTLAITSKTMLLPKLNDLVDTRMAQKIAQISGVGMVSIAGGQRQAVRIKVNPQALAANGLNLSDVRALIAASNVNQPKGNFDGPTRVSMLDANDQLVSPQQYAELILAYNNGAPLRLKDVAQIVDGAENERLAAWANENQAVLLNIQRQPGANVIEVVDRIKALLPSITDNLPAGLDVTVLTDRTQTIRASVKDVQHELLIAIALVVMVTFLFLRRVSATIIPSIAVPLSLVGTFGVMYLAGFSINNLTLMALTIATGFVVDDAIVMLENISRYIEEGETPMAAALKGAKQIGFTLISLTFSLIAVLIPLLFMADVVGRLFREFAITLAVAILISLVVSLTLTPMMCARLLKREPKEEEQGRFYKASGAWIDWLIQAYGRKLQWVLKHQPLTLLVAIATLGLTVVLYLVVPKGFFPVQDTGVIQGISEAPQSISFAAMSQRQQELAKIILADPAVQSLSSYIGVDGDNATLNSGRLLINLKAHGQRDLSAAEVITRLQPQIDKLVGIRLFMQPVQDLTIEDRVSRTQYQFSMSSPDAELLALWSGKLVHALSQQPELTDVASDLQDKGLQVYLVIDRDAASRLGVSVSTITDALYDAFGQRQISTIYTQASQYRVVLQAQSGETLGPAALNQIHVKTTDGGQVRLSSLAHVEQRQAQLAIAHIGQFPAVMMSFNLAPGVALGKGVELINQTQKDIGMPVGVQTQFQGAAQAFEASLSSTLLLILAAVVTMYIVLGVLYESYIHPITILSTLPSAAVGALLALLLSGNDLGMIAIIGIILLIGIVKKNAIMMIDFALDAERNQGLDPQTAIYQAALLRFRPILMTTLAALFGAVPLMLASGSGAELRQPLGLVMVGGLLVSQVLTLFTTPVIYLYFDRLGRRWRKEPQRLEPVEP, translated from the coding sequence ATGAACCTGTCACGCCTGTTTATCCTGCGCCCGGTCGCCACCACGCTGAGTATGCTGGCGATTGTATTGGCCGGGATCATTTCGTACCGCTTGTTGCCGGTGTCGGCCTTGCCCCAGGTGGACTACCCGACGATCCGGGTGATGACCCTGTACCCCGGCGCCAGCCCAGACGTGATGACCAGTGCGGTCACTGCGCCGCTGGAGCGTCAGTTCGGGCAGATGCCCGGGCTGACCCAGATGGCGTCCACCAGCTCGGGCGGTGCGTCGGTGCTGACCCTGCGTTTCAACCTCGACATCAATATGGACGTTGCCGAGCAGCAGGTGCAGGCCGCGATCAACGCCGCCACCAACCTGTTGCCCAAGGATTTGCCGGCGCCGCCGGTGTACAACAAGGTCAACCCCGCGGATACCCCGGTGCTGACCCTCGCGATCACCTCCAAAACCATGCTGTTGCCCAAGCTCAATGACCTGGTCGATACGCGCATGGCGCAGAAAATCGCCCAGATCAGCGGCGTCGGCATGGTCAGCATCGCCGGTGGCCAGCGCCAGGCCGTGCGCATCAAGGTCAACCCGCAAGCCCTGGCGGCCAATGGTTTGAACCTGTCGGACGTGCGTGCGCTGATCGCCGCCTCCAACGTCAACCAGCCCAAGGGCAACTTCGACGGCCCCACCCGCGTGTCGATGCTCGATGCCAACGACCAGTTGGTCTCACCCCAGCAATATGCCGAGCTGATCCTGGCCTACAACAATGGCGCACCGTTGCGCCTCAAGGATGTGGCGCAGATCGTCGACGGCGCCGAAAACGAACGCCTCGCGGCCTGGGCCAACGAAAACCAGGCGGTACTGCTCAACATCCAGCGCCAGCCGGGCGCCAACGTGATCGAGGTAGTCGACCGTATCAAGGCGCTGCTGCCGAGCATCACCGACAACCTGCCGGCCGGCCTGGACGTGACGGTGCTTACCGACCGTACCCAGACCATCCGCGCCTCGGTGAAAGACGTACAACACGAGCTTCTGATTGCCATCGCCCTGGTGGTGATGGTGACGTTCCTGTTCCTGCGTCGGGTCAGCGCCACGATCATTCCGTCCATTGCCGTGCCGCTGTCTCTGGTGGGTACCTTTGGCGTGATGTACCTGGCGGGTTTCTCCATCAATAACCTGACGCTGATGGCCCTGACCATCGCCACGGGGTTTGTGGTGGACGACGCCATCGTGATGCTGGAGAACATCTCGCGCTATATCGAGGAAGGCGAGACGCCGATGGCCGCCGCGCTCAAGGGCGCCAAGCAGATCGGTTTCACCCTGATATCCCTGACCTTCTCGCTGATTGCGGTACTGATCCCGCTGCTGTTCATGGCTGACGTGGTCGGGCGGCTGTTCCGCGAGTTCGCCATCACCCTGGCGGTGGCGATCCTGATTTCGCTGGTTGTGTCCCTGACCCTGACGCCGATGATGTGCGCGCGCTTGCTCAAGCGCGAACCGAAGGAAGAAGAGCAGGGACGTTTCTACAAGGCCAGCGGCGCCTGGATCGATTGGCTGATCCAGGCCTATGGCCGCAAGTTGCAGTGGGTGCTCAAGCACCAGCCGCTGACCCTGCTGGTGGCCATCGCTACCCTGGGGCTTACGGTGGTGCTGTACCTGGTGGTGCCCAAGGGCTTTTTTCCGGTGCAGGACACCGGGGTGATCCAGGGCATTTCCGAAGCGCCGCAGTCGATTTCCTTTGCGGCGATGAGCCAGCGTCAGCAGGAGCTGGCGAAGATCATCCTTGCTGATCCCGCGGTCCAGAGCCTGTCGTCCTACATCGGTGTGGACGGCGATAACGCCACCCTCAACAGTGGCCGCTTGCTGATCAACCTCAAGGCCCACGGCCAGCGCGACTTGAGCGCAGCCGAGGTGATCACCCGCTTGCAACCGCAAATCGACAAGCTGGTGGGCATCCGCCTGTTCATGCAGCCGGTGCAGGACCTCACCATCGAGGACCGCGTCAGCCGTACCCAGTACCAGTTCAGCATGTCGTCGCCGGACGCCGAGTTGCTGGCACTGTGGAGTGGCAAGCTGGTGCACGCCCTCAGTCAACAGCCGGAACTCACCGACGTTGCCAGCGACTTGCAGGACAAAGGCTTGCAGGTGTACCTGGTGATCGACCGCGACGCGGCCTCGCGCCTGGGTGTGAGTGTTTCGACCATTACCGACGCGTTGTATGACGCCTTTGGCCAACGGCAGATCTCTACCATCTATACCCAGGCCAGCCAATATCGCGTGGTGCTGCAGGCCCAGTCCGGCGAAACCCTCGGCCCGGCCGCGCTCAACCAGATCCATGTGAAGACCACCGACGGCGGCCAGGTGCGGCTGTCGAGCCTGGCCCATGTCGAGCAGCGCCAGGCGCAGTTGGCAATTGCCCATATCGGCCAGTTCCCGGCGGTGATGATGTCGTTCAACCTGGCCCCCGGCGTCGCCCTGGGCAAGGGTGTGGAGCTGATCAACCAGACCCAGAAGGACATTGGCATGCCGGTGGGCGTGCAAACCCAGTTCCAGGGTGCCGCCCAGGCGTTCGAGGCGTCGCTGTCGAGCACCTTGCTGCTGATCCTGGCGGCGGTGGTTACCATGTACATCGTGCTCGGCGTGCTCTACGAGAGCTATATCCACCCGATCACCATCCTTTCGACCCTGCCGTCGGCGGCGGTGGGGGCCTTGCTGGCCCTGCTGCTCAGTGGCAATGACCTGGGCATGATCGCGATCATCGGCATCATCCTGCTGATCGGTATCGTGAAAAAGAACGCGATCATGATGATCGACTTCGCCCTCGACGCCGAGCGTAATCAGGGCCTGGACCCACAGACGGCGATTTACCAGGCGGCGCTGTTGCGCTTCCGGCCGATCCTGATGACTACCCTGGCCGCGTTGTTCGGTGCGGTACCGCTGATGCTTGCCAGCGGTTCCGGCGCGGAGTTGCGCCAACCGCTGGGTTTGGTGATGGTCGGTGGCTTGCTGGTGAGCCAGGTGTTGACGCTGTTCACCACGCCGGTGATCTACCTGTACTTCGATCGCCTTGGCAGGCGCTGGCGCAAAGAGCCGCAACGCCTGGAGCCGGTTGAGCCATGA
- a CDS encoding MdtA/MuxA family multidrug efflux RND transporter periplasmic adaptor subunit: protein MVDHSMQSSSRNSRRWLFGLLVLLVIAGLCWKFWPGGAAHKDAPAGHTGKTGMARPGFGGSTGPVPVRVAPVVQGEFAVYYKALGTVTALNTINVRSRVGGELVKIAFEEGQMVKAGDLLAEIDPRSYQNALLQAQGTLLQNQAQLKNAQVDVERYRGLYAQDSIAKQTLDTAEALVLQYQGTVKTNQGAVDDAKLNLEFTRIRAPISGRVGLRQLDVGNLVAANDTTALAVITQTQPISVAFTLPENTLETVLARYHAGNKLPVEAWDRSDVKKQAVGVLQSLDNQIDVTTGTLKFKARFDNKDQALFPNQFVNVHLLADTLHNVVLAPSAAIQFGNTGTFVYKLDGDNKVKVQPLVLGDTDGENTVVKEGLVAGDRVVLEGTDRLKDGSEIEVVNESKEVPTTPTEHLQGKPAAKGETGADAGKAQKVGS from the coding sequence ATGGTTGATCACTCCATGCAATCCTCCTCCCGCAACTCCCGCCGCTGGCTGTTTGGCCTGCTTGTGCTGCTGGTTATCGCCGGCCTGTGCTGGAAATTCTGGCCCGGCGGCGCGGCTCACAAGGACGCTCCTGCGGGGCACACCGGCAAGACCGGCATGGCGCGCCCGGGCTTCGGCGGTTCCACCGGTCCGGTGCCGGTGCGCGTGGCGCCGGTGGTGCAGGGGGAGTTTGCGGTGTACTACAAGGCGCTGGGCACGGTCACCGCGCTCAACACCATTAATGTGCGCAGCCGGGTGGGCGGTGAGCTGGTGAAGATCGCCTTTGAAGAAGGCCAGATGGTCAAGGCCGGCGACCTGCTGGCAGAAATCGACCCGCGCAGCTACCAGAACGCCTTGCTCCAGGCCCAGGGCACATTGCTGCAGAACCAGGCGCAGTTGAAAAACGCCCAGGTCGATGTGGAGCGTTATCGCGGCCTGTACGCCCAGGACAGTATCGCCAAGCAGACCCTGGACACCGCCGAAGCGCTGGTCCTGCAATACCAGGGCACGGTCAAGACCAACCAGGGCGCGGTAGACGATGCCAAGCTCAACCTTGAATTCACCAGGATCCGTGCGCCGATCAGCGGCCGCGTTGGCCTGCGCCAGCTTGATGTCGGCAACCTGGTCGCAGCCAATGACACCACCGCCCTGGCGGTCATCACCCAGACGCAGCCGATCAGCGTGGCGTTCACCCTGCCGGAAAACACCCTGGAAACCGTACTTGCCCGTTACCACGCCGGCAACAAACTGCCCGTGGAAGCCTGGGACCGCAGCGACGTGAAAAAACAGGCGGTCGGCGTGCTGCAGAGCCTGGACAACCAGATCGACGTCACCACTGGCACTTTGAAGTTCAAGGCGCGCTTCGATAACAAGGACCAGGCGCTGTTCCCCAACCAGTTCGTCAATGTGCACTTGCTTGCCGACACCTTGCATAACGTGGTGTTGGCGCCGTCGGCGGCGATCCAGTTCGGCAACACCGGTACCTTTGTCTACAAGCTCGACGGTGACAACAAGGTCAAGGTCCAGCCCCTGGTGCTGGGTGACACCGACGGTGAGAACACCGTGGTCAAGGAGGGCCTGGTCGCTGGCGATCGTGTGGTGCTGGAAGGCACTGACCGCCTAAAGGACGGCAGCGAAATCGAAGTGGTCAACGAAAGCAAGGAAGTGCCGACCACGCCGACCGAACACCTGCAAGGCAAGCCCGCGGCAAAAGGGGAGACCGGCGCTGACGCCGGCAAGGCGCAAAAGGTCGGTTCATGA
- the tpx gene encoding thiol peroxidase, with the protein MAQVTLKGNPVKVEGELPKVGAKAADFTLTAGDLSNATLATFAGKRKVLNIFPSVDTPTCATSVRKFNAQANDVANTVVLCISTDLPFAQARFCGSEGLENVKNLSDFRDSDFAVDYGVAIADGPLKGLTARAVVVLDENDNVLHSELVKEIAEEPNYDAALAVLK; encoded by the coding sequence ATGGCTCAAGTCACCCTTAAAGGCAACCCGGTCAAGGTTGAAGGCGAACTGCCGAAAGTCGGCGCCAAAGCCGCAGACTTCACCCTGACCGCCGGCGACCTGTCCAACGCCACCCTGGCCACCTTTGCCGGCAAGCGCAAAGTGCTGAACATCTTCCCAAGCGTTGATACCCCGACCTGCGCCACTTCCGTGCGCAAGTTCAATGCCCAGGCCAACGATGTGGCCAACACCGTGGTGCTGTGCATCTCCACCGACCTGCCATTCGCCCAGGCGCGTTTCTGCGGCTCCGAAGGCCTGGAAAACGTGAAGAACCTCTCGGACTTCCGTGATTCGGATTTCGCCGTTGATTACGGTGTGGCGATTGCCGACGGCCCGCTCAAAGGCCTGACCGCTCGCGCCGTCGTGGTACTGGACGAAAACGACAACGTGCTGCACAGCGAGTTGGTCAAGGAAATCGCTGAAGAGCCAAACTACGATGCGGCCCTGGCTGTATTGAAGTAA
- a CDS encoding glycosyltransferase, with protein MNQPATKVLVIGYVWPEPRSSAAGGHMMQILESFLTQGWDITFSSPATIGEHKADLPALGIAECAIELNNSSFDDFIRELAPDIVLFDRFMMEEQFGWRVEQCCPEALRVLETSDLQSLRDARHQRFKEQVKANPDSDDFSALFAPALQDEFQRMADTDLAKREIAAIYRCDISLMISDVEIRLLTEQFKVPAALLHWCPLMLQPPTAAFAPFEDRAHFLSIGNFRHAPNWDAVLWMKHSLWPLIRQQLPGAQLHIYGAYTPPKATALHNPAQGFHVMNWAEDALQVMTAARICLAPLRFGAGIKGKLIDAMLCGTPNVTTPIGAEAMGDDQPWPGVIEHDAPALAAAAVALYQDHERWTQAQEHGRQLLARRYDQALHGPALVACLEQCRRNLAAHRRDNFTGSMLRHHAHKSTQYMSQWIEAKNRNL; from the coding sequence ATGAATCAGCCTGCCACCAAAGTCCTGGTCATTGGTTACGTCTGGCCAGAGCCCCGCTCCTCGGCCGCGGGCGGGCATATGATGCAAATCCTTGAGAGTTTTCTTACGCAAGGTTGGGACATTACCTTCAGCAGCCCGGCGACCATCGGCGAACACAAGGCCGACTTGCCGGCACTTGGCATCGCCGAATGTGCCATTGAACTGAATAACAGCAGTTTCGATGACTTTATCCGCGAACTGGCCCCGGATATCGTACTGTTCGACCGCTTCATGATGGAGGAGCAATTCGGCTGGCGCGTGGAGCAATGCTGCCCCGAGGCCCTGCGCGTGCTGGAAACCTCCGACCTGCAAAGCCTGCGCGACGCCCGCCACCAGCGTTTCAAGGAGCAGGTGAAAGCCAACCCCGACAGCGACGACTTCAGCGCCCTGTTCGCGCCGGCGCTTCAGGACGAGTTCCAGCGCATGGCCGATACCGACCTGGCCAAGCGCGAAATCGCCGCGATTTACCGCTGTGACATCAGCCTGATGATCTCCGACGTGGAAATCCGCCTGCTCACCGAGCAGTTCAAGGTGCCCGCCGCCCTGCTCCACTGGTGCCCGCTGATGTTGCAACCGCCTACCGCCGCGTTTGCGCCGTTTGAAGACCGTGCGCACTTTCTCAGCATCGGCAACTTCCGCCACGCGCCCAACTGGGATGCGGTGCTGTGGATGAAGCACAGCCTATGGCCGCTGATTCGCCAACAGTTGCCGGGCGCGCAGCTGCATATCTATGGCGCCTACACCCCACCCAAGGCCACCGCCCTGCACAACCCGGCACAGGGTTTTCATGTGATGAACTGGGCCGAAGACGCGCTGCAAGTCATGACCGCCGCACGCATCTGCCTGGCACCGTTGCGCTTTGGTGCGGGCATCAAGGGCAAGTTGATCGACGCCATGCTCTGCGGCACCCCCAATGTCACCACCCCGATCGGCGCCGAGGCCATGGGCGATGATCAACCCTGGCCCGGCGTGATCGAACACGACGCCCCGGCCCTGGCCGCCGCTGCCGTGGCCCTCTACCAGGACCACGAGCGCTGGACCCAGGCCCAGGAACACGGGCGCCAACTGCTGGCCCGGCGCTATGACCAGGCTCTGCATGGGCCGGCCCTGGTGGCGTGCCTGGAGCAATGCCGCCGCAACCTTGCCGCCCATCGCCGGGACAACTTCACCGGCAGCATGCTGCGCCATCACGCGCACAAGAGTACCCAGTACATGTCCCAGTGGATCGAGGCGAAAAACCGCAACCTGTAA
- a CDS encoding AraC family transcriptional regulator: MTRATRITDPSYELMDDHNGLSIIYRQHGFPCPLVRWHFHKEYELHLIVASSGKVFIGDYIGNFYPQSLFITGPNLPHNWISQVEDGEVVPKRDMLVNFTDELFEHGSHIFTELKRLAPLLERAQYGIEFRCKKTIAHAMTLMQHIEDAHGMARLGHFFILLEVLSACEDYQLLSGVTTPQQADEHSIDRTNRAVDYIFAHYARELPLEEVAEYLGMKPTYFSRVFKQATGRTFIEFVNRLRISKSCELLADGDKAVTDVCFESGFNNISNFNRRFQQLKGMTPSHYRRLAVQRLTEQNLA, encoded by the coding sequence ATGACCCGAGCAACGCGCATCACCGACCCTTCCTACGAGTTGATGGACGATCACAATGGTCTGTCCATCATCTATCGCCAACACGGCTTCCCCTGCCCGCTGGTGCGCTGGCACTTTCACAAGGAATACGAGCTGCACCTGATCGTCGCCAGCTCCGGCAAGGTGTTTATCGGTGACTACATCGGCAACTTCTACCCGCAAAGCCTGTTCATCACCGGCCCCAACCTGCCCCACAACTGGATCAGCCAGGTGGAAGACGGCGAAGTGGTCCCCAAGCGCGACATGCTGGTGAACTTCACTGACGAGTTGTTCGAACACGGCAGCCATATCTTCACCGAACTCAAACGCCTGGCGCCGCTGCTCGAACGCGCCCAGTACGGCATCGAATTCCGCTGCAAAAAGACCATCGCCCACGCCATGACCCTCATGCAGCACATCGAAGACGCCCACGGCATGGCGCGACTGGGGCACTTCTTTATCCTGCTGGAGGTGTTGAGCGCCTGTGAGGACTACCAGCTGCTGTCCGGCGTGACCACCCCGCAGCAAGCCGATGAACACAGCATCGACCGCACCAACCGCGCGGTGGACTACATCTTTGCCCACTACGCCCGCGAGCTGCCGCTGGAGGAAGTCGCGGAGTACCTGGGGATGAAACCGACGTATTTTTCCCGTGTATTCAAGCAGGCCACCGGGCGGACTTTTATTGAATTCGTCAATCGGCTGCGCATCAGCAAGTCCTGCGAGTTGCTGGCCGATGGCGACAAGGCCGTGACGGATGTGTGCTTTGAGTCGGGATTCAACAATATCTCCAACTTCAATCGGCGTTTTCAGCAGCTTAAGGGGATGACGCCGTCCCACTATCGACGGTTGGCGGTGCAGCGGTTGACTGAGCAGAATTTGGCTTGA
- a CDS encoding DUF6124 family protein, translating to MIKPTPNPPIDPAPSVLFTVKDGISTHDLLVNLSESLASAHALTCDFAFDLDGSRREGALGIAQLIEVSRLLAERALADIER from the coding sequence ATGATCAAACCCACCCCAAATCCCCCAATCGATCCAGCACCCAGTGTGCTGTTCACCGTAAAAGACGGCATCTCCACGCATGACCTACTGGTCAACCTCAGCGAATCCCTAGCCTCTGCCCACGCCCTCACCTGCGATTTCGCCTTTGATCTCGACGGCTCGCGGCGCGAAGGCGCCCTGGGTATTGCCCAGTTGATCGAGGTATCTCGCTTGCTGGCTGAGCGAGCACTGGCTGATATCGAGCGTTAA